The genome window CTTCGTCGACCACAATCGACACGACTTCAGCCGGTGACATGGCGTTGATAACAAACTGCGCCGGGTTCTCATCCCAAAGAATGATGTCGACGCGTTCACCGGCGAGTTCGGTGGATACGGTCTGCACGCGTGATCCACGCATGCCGACACAGGCACCGACCGGGTCAATGCGCGGGTCGTTGGATTTCACCGCAATCTTGGCGCGCATGCCCGGGTCACGGGCAGCGCCGAGAATCTCGATCAGGTCCTGGCCGACCTCCGGCACTTCCAGCTTGAACAGCTCCACCAGGAATTCCGGTGCCACGCGACTGACGAACAGCTGCGGTCCGCGCTGCTCGCTGCGCACTTCCTTGAGGTAGCCGCGCAGGCGGTCACCGGGGCGCACAGCCTCGCGCGGGATCATTTCCTCGCGGTAGATAATAGCCTCGGCGTTAGCCCCCAGGTCCAGGTAGACATTGCCGCGTTCCACACGCTTGACGATACCGGTCACCAGTTCGCCAACACGATCCTGGTAGGCATCAACCACCTGGGCACGCTCGGCTTCGCGAACCTTCTGCACGATAACCTGCTTGGCGGTCTGCGCACCGATACGGCCGAAATCAATAGATTCGATCTCTTCCTCGATGTAGTCACCGACCTGGATATCCGGGTTCTGCTTGCGCGCCTCTTCCAGCAGGATCTGGCGGCTGGGATAGCGGAAGCCACCTTCTTCGTCGTCTTCACCCGCTTCGGTGTCAGGATGTTCCTCGACCACTTCCCAACGTCGGAAGGTCTTGTAGTCACCGGTCTCGCGGTCTATTTCGACGCGCGCCTCGATGTCTCCCTCGTGGCATTTTTTGGTCGCCGATGCCAGTGCAGCCTCGATCGCGCCAAAGATGATCTCTTTGTTGATACCCTTCTCGTTGGCAACAGCATCTACGACCAAAAGAATTTCTTTACTCATTACGCACCCTCCGCACGATGCGAATCAAAATCGGGAACCAGTCGCGCCCGGTCTATTTCATCCGGCGCCACCACAAGTTCTTCCTCACCCAGCTGCACCACGACATGGCCATCTCTCAGGCCTATCAGGGTGCCCTGGAATTTACGCCGGCCGTTCACGGCAGCCGTTAGCTGCACGCTGATTTCATGCCCGGCGAAACGCTCAAAATCTTTCAGCTGGTACAGCGGCCGGTCCAGACCGGGCGACGACACTTCCAGTGCGTACTGCCCGCGGATCGGGTCCTCAACATCCAGGATACCGCTCACCTGGTGGCTGACCTTCCTGCAGTCTTCCACCGTAATGCCCTGCTCGCTGTCAATGTAAACTCGCAGCACACCCTGTTTGGCGCGGATAAACTCCACCCCGACCAGTTCAAATCCCAGTGCTGTCACCGCCGGCTCCAGGAGCGCGCGGAGTTCCGCAGATTCTCGCGGCATACATTTCCACCACAAACAAAAAATGGGCCAATGGCCCACTCCAAAACCCGGAAACCGTCAATTTACCGCCGACCCCGGGAGACATCTCCGCTATTGTATCAGAAGGCTTTCGGAAAATGTACCCACCCCGCTCCTTCGATTATGCCTGCCCGGGTTTTTGCTGCAAGAAGGGGTAATCCGTGTATCCCTCCTCAGCCCCTCCGTAGAAGGTTTCCGGGTTCGGCTCGTTCAGCCGGGCGCCGCGGGCGAAGCGTTCAGGCAAATCGGGGTTGGCCAGAAACAGCCGGCCAAAAGCGATCAGGTCAGCGTCGCCCCGCTGTAGCGCCTGCTCGGCCCTGGCCTGGTCGTAGTTGTTGTTGGCCATGTAGATGCCAGCGAATGTGTGCCTGAGCTCGACATAGTTCACGTGTCGTTCTCCACTCATCATGTCGCCTTCAAGCACGTGCAGGTAAGCGAGCCTGTGCCCGCGCAACATTTCTGCGACGGCGTTAAATGTTACTTGCGGCTGCGAATCACTGATGTCATTAAAGCGGTTCTCGGGCGAAAGCCGCACACCGATACGATGGGTCGGCCATACATCACTCACTGCGGTAACAACCTCATCCAGCAGTCGCATCCTGTTTTCAATACTTCCGCCATAGGCATCGGTGCGTTTATTCGTGCCATCGCGCAGAAACTCGTCCAGCAGATACCCGTTCGCCGCGTGTATCTCCGCCCCATCGAACCCCGCGTCCTTTGCATGCTGTGCGGCAGCGGCATAGTCGGCAATCACATCCGGTATTTCCTCGAGCTCCAGGGCACGTGGCGTCACGAAAGGCTGCATGCCTTCGCAGGTTATTGCATCACCCTCGGGACGAATAGCCGAAGGCGCGACCGGCCGTTCATTTCCGGGCAACAGCGAAGGGTGTGATATACGCCCGACATGCCAGAGCTGAATAAAAATACGTCCACCTTCGGCATGTACCGCTTCTGTGACCTTGCGCCAACCGGCAACCTGTTCATTCGTGTGTATGCCGGGTGTCGCGGGATAACCCACACCCTGCGGCGAGACCTGACTCGCCTCGGTAATTATCAGTCCTGCGCTGGCACGCTGTCTGTAGTACAGCGCATTCAGATCAGTGGGCACATTTCCCTCGCCCGCACGATTACGCGTCAGCGGCGCCATCACTATGCGGTTGGGCAAGGTCATGTCACCCAGCGCCAGCGGCGTGAACAGGTTTGTCTTCGATACGGTATTTGCAGGCATGATGTCGTTCCTTGTCATGGAATATATAAAGTCCTGATCCATCAGCTTGCGCGGTTCAGTGCTTCACCAGGGTTATTCGCAATACATCAACGCAAATCAATTATTTTTATAATAAATAACTGTATGTTAGAGGATATTCTTAATCCACTATGGAATCCGCGTCACTTAACCTCTCTGACTTCCCCTGAAAGATTCGCTAAGATACCACCCCCGCTACGCAAGGTGCGACCCTCCGGGTATTTGCACCGGCAATAAAAATCGATCGTAGTAGCCAGTATCAGTAGCCAGTGAGGAGAGGTTGATGGATTTTGCGCACGCGCTAGGTGTGAACAGGGAAGTGGAATGTCCCGAGCAGGAACGCGAAGAACTGCAACTCTACATCAATCTTAAACTGGCCTCTTCCGGCCAACCCACCTGTGTACCGCAAGATGCCGCCCGCTTTCTCGATATCTCCGGCGACCTGCTGCGCAGCTATCGCGAAAAGAATCGCCTGCTGGCCGATTATCACTGCTGGGTCGACCAGCGTATCCAGGATTTCCTCAATCGCTACCTGGATGATCTGTCACTGGACAGAGTACCGTCATTGCCGACCCAGTCCTTTATACTGGATCGACACGGCGTGGCACGTGAGTTGTCGCTGCCGATGGGTGAGGATGTATTCCGCTCGGACATTGTTTCCAGCTACCGGGTCAAGAACGGTGTGCTGCACAACCCGGCCAGTGACCGACGCACCACTGAAGGCTCTTTCCATATCGCCGAAGGCGGCCTGCCGATTCCCGGCGATAAAAAAGCCGTTCCGAAAATCGCCTTTGCACACATGCTCACCCACGCACTGAATCCGCCGAAGGATTTGCTGACCATTCCTTTCACCGCCAACCTGCCCGACCCGGCACATATGTTTGTGTCACTGCTGCTGCGGCCGGTGGTATGCCCGGCCATTCCCGGCAAGGAAGCGGAAAAGTCGATGGAGATTCATTTCTTCGCGCCCGGCAACCTGGTCAGCAACCTCGATTTTGTGGAAAGTATTTTCGGCAATGGCGGTAATCCCTACCTTGCCGAATTCGATGCCGCGCTGGACGTGGATCACTGGACCGGCCACACCGGCTGCGTGATCCTGGCGCCGCAACTGGTCGGCCTCTCCAAGAGAGACCTGGGGCTGCCGCACCGGGATGACGCCACTGAACGGCAACGTGCCGACGGCATGTGCTGGAAAGACAATGACGAGATCTACAACAACGGCCAGGCTTTCAAGATTACGGCACGTGACGAAAGCGGCGTTATCATTACGCTGCTGGCCGACAATTACTTCGGCTACTGCAAGAAGGAAGTCAAGACACAGATCGGCTTTGCCGCCAACCTGTACGGCATGGCCGAAGAAGAACACGCCGGTGGCGCACTGGCTTTCCCGCGCCGAAATCATGGCGAGGAATACGGCGTCGACAGCCGTACACACAAGCCCGGTTATTCCTTTGATGAAATTGCCGAACGCTATAGTGAGCTAATGGATGTGAAGCCGGAAGGCTATGCCATCGACAAAAAGTTTCCGCAGATTGTCTACGTCCCGCAAAAGGTCCGCATGGACCTGAACGCCCAGACCATCACCTGGGAAAAAGAGGGTGAACAGAAAACGATCCGTCTGCAGCCGGAAAAGATCTACATGCAGCCCAACGGCTACAAGGTCGAAATGCTGAAACACCCGGGCGCACCGTCCTGGCGACTGGTCGGCACCAACCCGGAAGGTACCTTCTGCCACAAACCTTCTACCGTTTCCGGCGGTGGCAAATCAGAGATATCCAAGTCACTGAATGATGCCGTGATCTATCGCTCGCTGTTCGTCGATGACCTGCAAAAAGACCTCGACCAGGTGCAGGCCATTTTCGACATGGACTACAGCACGCGCTTCAAACCCGGCTTCGAAAAAGAAGACCGCGACCCGATGCGCAAGCCGCTCAGCCCTGAGCGCAGCCTCGGCTCCGTTATCAAACTGCTGACACCCAGCTCGAGTTACACCGATGAATTCAACGCGTGGCTGGATTCCATATCACCACGCATCCTGGCGCTGGTATTTATCATCAAGCGTTTCTACCGGCCGGAATGGGGCAACAACTGGCGTGATCACCTGTCCGTGGACCGGGTGGACGGTGCTCCGGCGCATGAACTGAAACTCGATGACCGCCATATTGTCGCCTCCTACCTGCGCGTCGGTTTTGACCGTGACGCCAAGTGGCGAACCTTTAAATTACGCCAGGACTATATCGCCACCGAGAAGATACAGATGGAAGATGACATCACCGCCTCGGTGGTGGTGCCGTCATCCTGTATTGCTGACTGCGCACCGGCGCGTGCCGGCGCGCACAGTGTCAAGCTGACGCACAACTGTGAATACCGGCTTTTCCAGCGCCCCGATGACGCCATCATCCCGGGCTTCGACAAGCAGACCGAGCTTGATATGTCCAGGCCGGATAATTTCTTTGCCAACTACGAACCTCTCAATCACGACAAGGTCAGGGAACTGGTCGAGGATGTACATACTTTTTACCAGTTCACACAACCGATGCAGGATTTGCTGAAATCCGCGTACAAAGAAAACAGCCCGTATGTGGTTTCATCCGCACACCCGCGCATGGTGGACGGCGCGCCATCGAAGAATCCACGCTACCTGCAGACACGGCCGGACCTGGTCAACCCGGTGCGCAAACACGTCGCCGAAATGAGTACCCGCTTCCACCGCAAATTGCCGCTGGAACAGCAAGTCTGCCACCCGGTTGATGCCGTGCTGACCGGTCGCCGCAACAACCCGCCCGAACCCGGTATTCGTCCACTGGCCGTCTATAACCCGATTCACTACCAGGAGCTGCCGGAGCTGTTCATGGATTTCCTGTGCAGCCTGACCGGCAAGTCGCCCTCCACTACAGGCGCCGGCAGTGAAGGCGCGCTCACCAAGGGGCCGTTCAATGCCCTGCGTACAGTGGCCGACCTGAACAACGCACTGGTATCGTATATCCTCACCGGCTATGCCGGCTTTTCCAGCTCCGCGGGCCACGTCGGCCCGGAAGTCCGGGTTAACCATGACATCAGCCTGCTGGTACCGGAAATCTGGGCACGCCTCGAACCCGAGCAACGTGATCCGGTCTGGCTGATTGAAAAAGGTTACCTGGAAAAACTGGAAGACTTCGAGCACAACGATGAACAGGTTCTGGCCAGCCGGCTTGGCTATCGCATCACCAGCCGCTTCGTACACGGTTTCTTCGGCAAGATCTTTGACAATCCCGCCGCTGTGTTTACCGAGGAAATTCTCAAGCCGGAAGTCCAGAACCCCGACGTGTTCGTTGACGGTGTCAATAATATTGTCGAAGCGCAACAGCGTGAGGCTCAACGGTTCATCGACGATGGCAGCATCGAGGACGCCTGCCCGCCGCTACAGGCATTGATCAATATCATGGCAACCGGCAAGCACGAAGGCATGGATGCCCATCACCCTGAATTCCGGGACATGTTTACCCGTGACAACCTGCTCAAGTCGCGCTGGTACAAACAGCGCCTGGAAGTCAAACAGTACCGCGACATTGCCTTGTGGCAACGCAATGTAAATTACCTGAAGCAGTTCATGGACGACGCCGATTACGCCGATGAGGCGCAACGTCTCGACATTGCCGGACGTTACCAGCGTGCAACCGAACGGCTGAAGCAGACACAAAGCCGTCGTTATCTCAAAAGCCTGGTTGGCACACTGGGCGCTGACCCGCTCGGGCTTTCAACGGTCGCCGCCGCCAACCAGTTGATCAACTGGAACCGCATGAAACTGTCTTTCTCCGACAGTGGCGCGGTTGAACCGGCCAAAGTGGCCGACGGCGTGGACGTTAAACACCTGACTCTGTTGCAACGCTTCAAGGCCCGCTTCCGGCGTGCTCGTTTGCAATAGCGAGACGCATGGCCCCCTACGATCAGAACCACACGCTGGAAGCCTGCAATCTCACCTGCATACGTGATGACCGCAGCCTGTTCAGCGAATTATCCTTCTCCCTGAAAGCCGGCCAGGCTTTGCTGGTCGAAGGCCGCAATGGCAGTGGAAAAACCTCACTGTTGCGTATTCTGTGTGGTATTCGCCAACCTGATGAAGGCCATATCCACTGGAACGGTGGGGACATCTACCGGCTGTCGACCGGGTATAACGCCGTAACCGCGTGGGTCGGACACAAGGACGGTATCAAGCTGGAACTCACGGCGCAGGAAAATCTCGTTTTCGCACGCAGCCTTGGTACTCCCTCGGAGCTGGGCATTGCCGAAACACTGGATGCCATGGAACTTGGTGGCTTCGATGATGTCTGCGCTATTAATCTGTCAGCCGGACAGAAGCGGCGGCTGGCATTGGCGAGGCTGCTGGCAACCCGGTCGCCATTGTGGATTCTCGATGAGCCATTTACATCACTTGACACACACGGCATCTCG of Thiogranum longum contains these proteins:
- the nusA gene encoding transcription termination factor NusA; the encoded protein is MSKEILLVVDAVANEKGINKEIIFGAIEAALASATKKCHEGDIEARVEIDRETGDYKTFRRWEVVEEHPDTEAGEDDEEGGFRYPSRQILLEEARKQNPDIQVGDYIEEEIESIDFGRIGAQTAKQVIVQKVREAERAQVVDAYQDRVGELVTGIVKRVERGNVYLDLGANAEAIIYREEMIPREAVRPGDRLRGYLKEVRSEQRGPQLFVSRVAPEFLVELFKLEVPEVGQDLIEILGAARDPGMRAKIAVKSNDPRIDPVGACVGMRGSRVQTVSTELAGERVDIILWDENPAQFVINAMSPAEVVSIVVDEDKHSMDVAVANDQLSQAIGRGGQNVRLASQLTGWELNVMDEQQAAEKSEEEMKVLTNLFKEDLDVDEEVAVILVQEGFSTVEEIAYVPNSELLQIEEFEEDIVEELRGRARDVLLTRAIASEENLGGSRPADDLLEMEGMDEDLAFTLAGKGIVTMEDLAEQAIDDLMDIDGMDEERAGKLIMTARAPWFAEEEQG
- the rimP gene encoding ribosome maturation factor RimP, which produces MPRESAELRALLEPAVTALGFELVGVEFIRAKQGVLRVYIDSEQGITVEDCRKVSHQVSGILDVEDPIRGQYALEVSSPGLDRPLYQLKDFERFAGHEISVQLTAAVNGRRKFQGTLIGLRDGHVVVQLGEEELVVAPDEIDRARLVPDFDSHRAEGA
- a CDS encoding alkene reductase; its protein translation is MPANTVSKTNLFTPLALGDMTLPNRIVMAPLTRNRAGEGNVPTDLNALYYRQRASAGLIITEASQVSPQGVGYPATPGIHTNEQVAGWRKVTEAVHAEGGRIFIQLWHVGRISHPSLLPGNERPVAPSAIRPEGDAITCEGMQPFVTPRALELEEIPDVIADYAAAAQHAKDAGFDGAEIHAANGYLLDEFLRDGTNKRTDAYGGSIENRMRLLDEVVTAVSDVWPTHRIGVRLSPENRFNDISDSQPQVTFNAVAEMLRGHRLAYLHVLEGDMMSGERHVNYVELRHTFAGIYMANNNYDQARAEQALQRGDADLIAFGRLFLANPDLPERFARGARLNEPNPETFYGGAEEGYTDYPFLQQKPGQA
- the ccmA gene encoding cytochrome c biogenesis heme-transporting ATPase CcmA is translated as MAPYDQNHTLEACNLTCIRDDRSLFSELSFSLKAGQALLVEGRNGSGKTSLLRILCGIRQPDEGHIHWNGGDIYRLSTGYNAVTAWVGHKDGIKLELTAQENLVFARSLGTPSELGIAETLDAMELGGFDDVCAINLSAGQKRRLALARLLATRSPLWILDEPFTSLDTHGISLIENMINKHLEDGGMLAVTSHHAVTLDSSDITHINLSA